A window of Rosa rugosa chromosome 7, drRosRugo1.1, whole genome shotgun sequence genomic DNA:
TCAGGTATTTTGAGAGTCTcctccatatctctctctaggaGCTCTATACATGTCTTTGGACTGTACATCTCCCATATTGTGTGTCATTCATGCATCATATCTCCCTAACAAAATTAGTTTTTTATATTTATGCTTCCACTGTTATCCAACAGATATTTCCCAATAGTAGACTTATGTTAAATATTGAGAATATTAACAATATCCAGTTGAAGATTTGAGTTTACCTTAGGAGAAAAATATCAAGAAGATTTGtggtaatttattttttgtccagAGGCAGTAGAGAATAGGGACATAATGTGTGCAATAGGTCTTGCACTTTTTATAGTTGCTTTGGCAAAAATAAGGCAGTCATCTGCAAACATAAGATTAGAAATTCTGAAACCAAGGGGGAAGACAATAATCCTACCTGCCATTTATGGTTGCTAGCTAGAGCATTTAGGTTTCGGATGAATGGTTCCATGGCAAGAATAAAAAGATAAGGGGACAGAGGGTCTCCTTGTCTAATGCCTCGAGTTGCTTTAAACCAGCCTGCAGGAGAACCATTGACTAAGATAGAAAAAGAAACTGAAGAAATGCAATTCATCACTAAGTTAATCCAATTCTCATGGAAATCAAATTTCCTGAGCCAATGTGCGATGAAGGACCAGTTTATGTAGTCATAAGCCTTTTCAAGATCAAGTTTAATAGCCAGGGCCCCCACACTTCCCTTCTTCTTTTGGAAGTCCAAGAACATCTCATGAGCAATAAGGATATTATCCTGTATGGCTCTACCAGGAGCAAAAGCTCCTTGATTTTTTTATATGCATTTTTCAAGAAGAGGTTTTACccttttaattaaaattttgatCATAATCTTATAAGAAATCTTAGGGAGACTAATAGGTTTGAAATCATTTACTTTCTCTAGATTTTTCAACTTTTGAGATAAGAGCAATGTTGGTGTGATTAATTAGGTTCAAAGAACTGCTATCATTAAAAGAATTCTTTATCATAGGAATTAATGATTGTACCTTTAACTTCCCAACAGTTTTGATAAAATGAAGCATGTAGACCAACTGGACCCGGTGCTTTAAATGCTCCAATTGATTTGATGGGGTTGTCTATAGTATttggatgtttatcatacactcatttacatctaattgaactaaaattacaatttagttgaaccaaatttacaacattgacaacaaagttatcacatttgttttacacatttacatataattgaaccaagttaccacatcgacaacaatttgttcataaacttgtaaaaatatcgtaggtggagtaattacctttaatagaactaaaattacctaaaaaataactctatttaccacaatgacaacaaaattgttgtcagatctgtaaatgagtgtatcacaTACATGCAGGTACTGTAGAATTTCCCTTGATTTGATTGCTGCTAGGATCTCTACATTTgtaaactgttttttttttttttgacagaaaaCAAACTTACAATATAACAAGGAGAAAAGTACAAAGAAGTTTAACCAACATCAAACCCAAAAGGAACAACATCCTGGGGAGAAATGTGGGAAGCatcaaacaacaacaaattAGTCAAGGAGGAAGGGGGACCAAATTGTCATAGTTAGTGATGTTATATCGTCATGCTTTGAAAGTGTTTGATCTATAGTTTACCAACTCAATACGTGCATATTGAATAGGTGGACCAAAGAAGCAAAAAGAGGAATTGTGCTGAGTAATGAACTAATGATTAATGTATAAAAACAAGAACGTAAGTCTAGTAGATTATCACGACTTAGTGAATTGATGCACAAAGGGAATTAGGTTTATGATTTAGTTTCATTGAGTGATTTGGGAACCAAGATTGTCTTTGAAATTTTAGACGAGGCAATGGAGCACCTTCTAAAAGACATGGAAGTTGTAGATGCATGtgatgaaatttttttaaaaagtgGATAAAGTTCAATTGAtgctcttgttttttttttttttagaaaaggaTAACTTCATTAACTAAaagccagaaggcacgtacatcagatgctgtcttATACCTAAAATCTAAATGTcacaagccgccaagcaaaaAACAAGTACCTTCACTATTAACACATATGCTCACTTATGGAGCCTAAATACAAGAAACCAAATTCTCACTACTAACCCCCTTTGGAAAGaaaacctagtcgcctagagacctcaattagTGTACAACTAAGTAGACTAAGAAGAAAGTAGCAGAGAACTCAATTTCTAGTAGTAGGCAAAAAGGAACCAGGAAAGTCTaaagctttcctttgcccttatctctaGGGCTTGAAACATAAACACCCTCTGCAGGGTAGGTGTGTCTCAGAGGGGCAGCTCCCGCCTTCTTACAAAAGCGTTGGCTCTTATTCCTGCTGCCAAGCGGGCTACCCAACTTCTTCTTGAGAGTGACAAGAGAAGTATCATTGTCATCTCTAATCAACCCCAAAGCATCAGCCTGCAAAGTTGGGATTTtaccacccaaaatggtcttgaACTTCTTTGGAGAGGGATCACAACCACCATTCCTATCCCTTTTCTTCGAAACCACTACATCTTGTTGTAGAACTTGCATGATGTCTGCAGCGTCAGTTGTACTAGAACCAGTCGCACCATCTGGGATCAAAACCGAACTCAAGTTCTGCTCTAAACCATGCTCCGTCCCCAGAACAATATTCTCACCATTACTAGCAGCCAGGTTCAAAACATTAGGGCGTTCAACTTGACGAATGattggtttcttcttcttgggAATAGATGAGGAAGCAGTGAAGAACTCACGCTTGTTCTGAACCGAGAAAGAAAACGAACACCCTGAGGTTGACGGTCCCagaaaattcaaaaccctaggtGTCTAGATTGTAGTATTCGGCTCCTCACACGGAATCCTAGCATGCGTGACTAGTCCACACTGTGAGCATCTCGATCCCTTTCAGATGTTCAAACTGAAATTTTAGCACAGGTTCGACGCCGGCATCCAAAAAAACCTTCCGCTCAAGTAAGAACGGTTTGGAGATATCATGGGTAAAGAAGATCCGAATCACACCCTTCTTAAATTCCTTCTTGTCATAGTCTAAGAAACCACCCAAGAGATTACCAATAAGAGTAAAATTCTCAGGTTCTTCATACAAATGAGGAATCCCTGAAACCCTAACCCACACGTAGATGCTTGAATTGGGCTTTATACAGAGGCTTTACGccatcatattcttcaaagcaCACAGGAGCTCGATCAAAGGACCAAACCCCTCCCCATAGTATCTTGTTACGATCAAGAATCGATTCAAAGGAGAACAAGAACACATCTCCAGCCTTTTCCTGAACCCTAAAATCCTTATCCACCATCCAGGTACGGTGGAAGTGAGCCTTGAACGCTTTGGGATCCACCGGCTTGTGGGTTAGAGGTTTGCCAAGTAGAGAAGACTGAGATGATATACGCACCGGACCACCACCAATCTTACCCAGATCTGGGGCGCTACCACCTGCAGCGAAAGCAAGAGAAGCAGCAAAGCTTGCTGTGACAGGCTGACAGCATCTATGGAGGCCATGGAGGGATGGAGAGGCAAGGAAGCGATAGCGAGACTAGAGAAGGAGGCTAGGGTGCCGTAGAGAAAAAAGCTAGGGTGAGAggaaaactctcctagggttttgtttCATACTATATTGAAGGTCTTTTTCAATTGATGCTCTTGTTGAAGAGCAATCAGTGTGAAATAATTAGGAACAACAAATTGTAGAATTACATATCAGTTTGATCGAgaacatgaagaagaagaagatgatgatgatgtcaaAAGGTAATATGTCTCaaactttcttttttcttttgtaatgcATAAATTAGGAAATTAGTTTTGCTAAAGGAGAAACGtacgtgtgtgtgtatatatatatgtgtgtgtgtgtgtgtgtgggcgCGCGCGTGCGTGCGTCATAAGTCTTTTCAGAGATTTTGACAAGTACCTAGCGTATAAACACTTGACTATGGCTcggtttttttcttctttttttttttctaaaaaaaaaaattaacccaccCGATctttacatatgtcagtgagaaccGAACTCATGACTATGGTTCAGTTTGGTATTGCAGTGAAAATATGCAGCTGTCAAAAAACTCAGTTGTTTAAATAATCAACTTTGAAAATATTCAGTTGAGTGTTTAGTAAACTATATATTTAGATTGAtatatgagaaattttaaatacacacccctaatcacttaatacacatctctattattttatatttcaaattagattttgtagatAGATTAAATGACAAAAACAGACATTTATGCATtctagaaggaaaaaaataatcatattttccttatattattctatttaaatatttatgtataaatagttagataaacacaaaaaaaatttatacatagcctcccaatttaatacaagaataaagttaatTAAATGAGGTTAGAAACTTCtaaaccataatatttagaatttcaaaatcaatggcattaaatatttttaaaacatatcactttactcccattttttagttaatttccttttttgttctaagagttatgattaatcaatttattttctaatataaaacatcacatgtgaaaaaactttgtaactgttaatttgtttgatccctctaatgacaactttttAGTTCCACTACTGTGGAAAAAGtgagaaactactgatatagttttagttgaatgttcaactcataattttatacttgattaacatggtgtttggtggatgtgaactcaaataacacaaaacctatttatatgcatctatttaaagagaacaataataaatctttatggatttctcaataacaaacacaagtaatcaatattgTCATTTACAAAACGTCAATATAATAGCATATACTAATCGTATTAAATAGTAATCCTAATATAGTaaaaaagtaggatatttcatgattttttagattaaggatattttaggtactttgggttgtgtatttagtaaaatattagaatgaaaaattaaatgggtggtgtattaagtatggagtgtgtattaagtaattaggggtgtgtatttaaaacttctcttttCCTCTTGATATATTCATTAAAAGCATTATCAAACTGTTTGGTAAATCCTGGGAGGAATATTCAAGACAATGTTATTGCAGCTTTTGAAACTATTCATACGATCCGAACACAAAGAAGTACTGCATCACCTAAAATGGTTCTTAAATTGGATATCAGTAAGGCATATGACAGGGtggaatggaattttttaaaggCAGTGATGTTAAAGTTGGGATTTGTGGAGGGTTGGGTAGACTTAATTAATAATGAGGTGTGTAAGCTCTGTCTCGTTTTCAATCTTATGGAAAGGTCAGCCGATTGGAAATTTCAAGCCAACAAGAGGCATTAGGCAGGGTGACCCGTTATCACCCTACCTGTTCCTGTTTGTTTCTGAAGGGCTTTCAGCTTTGCTCAATCATGCTGACTCTGCAGGGTTAGTACAAGGCGTAAGAGTGGCGCCTACTGCACCTTCTATTTCACATTTGCTCTTCGCGGATGATAGTCTTCTTTTTGTCAATGCTACAGTCCAGGAAAGTGTATCATTAAAGCAGTGTTTGCTTCTTTATGAGTCTGCAGCAGGTCAACGCATCAATTTTCAGAAATCGGCTTTATCTTTTGGCCCAAATGTTGATAGTCAAATGATGAATGAAGTTAAAGATATATTGAATGTCCCGATTGTTGATTTTCATGAAAAGTATTTGGGGCTTCCTACCACTATAGGAAGGAACAGGAATGAAGTCTTCAGGAAGATAAATGAGCGGCTTGATTTTCATCTCCAAGGTTGGCAAGGGAAGTTCCTCTCAAAAGCGGGTAAGCTTGTGTTGATTAAAGCAGTTGCTCAAGCAATTCCCACTTATTCAATGAGTGTGTTCCAGTTGCCTGTTGGAGTTTGCAAGAAGTTTCAATCAAAAGTGAGTAGGTTTTGGTGGGGAAAAGGTGGTGAGACACGAGGAATCCATTGGTGTAGTTGGGACAAGCTCTGTAAAAGAAAGGAGGAAGGGGGTCTTGGCTTTAGAGATTTGAGGGCTTTTAATCAGGCAATGTTAGCAAAAACGGTTTGGAGGATTTTTTGGGGTAAACAATCTTTGGTAAGCCAGCTACTCCAAGCTAAATACTTCCCAAATTCGTGTTTTTTAGATGCTTCGTTGGGGCTCACACCTTCAGCTATTTGGAGGAGCTTGTTATGGGGTAAGCAAGTGATTGATAATGGTACTCGTTGGCGAATTGGGAATGGAATGCGAGTAAGTGTAGTGAAGGATCGATGGTTGCCTTGTCCAATTGGTTTTAAGGTGATTAGTCCAGTCACAATTCTGGTAAATCAAAAGGTGAACACATTGTTCACGGCGTCTGGAGCATGGAATGTGCCTCTTGTACAATCTCTTTTCCTTCCTCATGAAGCTGATATGATTCTTAGTATGCCTCTTGGATTGAGAACTGTACCTGACAAGCTTGTTTGGCATTTTACCAAGTCGGGTGTTTATAGTGTGAAGTCAGGATATTGGGTGGCTAGAGACTTGCAATTTCGAAAAAGTGGGACAGTAGGTGGCTCTAGTCATGATGGCAACAAGTCTTTGTGGAATAAACTATGGAGTCTCAATCTACCCCACAAAGTCAAAGTCTTCATGTGGAGGGCTGCACATAACTACCTACCATGTGGTTTAAATTTGAAAGTTAGGAAAATTATTGAATATCCATATTGCTGGCAGTGTGGAGACTTCATGGAGTCGGTGATTCACATCTTATGGGAGTGTCCAAGAGCAAAAGCAGTCTGGAAAAAGTCTTTTCTACGTGGGGTATATAAAAGTTGGCAGGAACCATCCTTCCTTGACCTTCTCTATCATGTTTACTCTACTTCCTCAGTCTCTGAGCTGACTAAATGTTGTTATATCTCATGGTGGCTTTGGCGTAACCGGAATTTGCATAGACATGGGGAGAAAAGCCTGGGATTGGATGCTTTAGTTCAGGCTGTTGATGAGTGGAAACTTGAATTTGAAAAGGATACACAAAAGGTTCAATCCAGTAAGGTGGCAGTTGGTCCAACTCAAGTTAACTGGCAACCTCCGTCTGTTGACTGTATCAAGATGAATTTCGACGGAGCTTGTGATGTGAAGAACAGTATCAGTGGGCTGGGGGTGGTTTTTCGAGACTGGCGTGGGGAGTTGAAAGGCGCGATGGCAGTACCACAAGTGGGTAATCTCCCCCCGAGATCGGTGGAAGCCTTGGCATTGTTGCATGGGTTACGGTTTGCGTTGCACGTGGGTTTCCCTAACCTTGAGGTGGAAGGTGATGCTCTTTCAGTCATTAGTAGTTTTAATAATAGTTTTGATGATTTGAGTCTGGAAGGACATATTTTGGATGAAGTTAAGTTGTTAGTTCAGTCTTTTAGTTCATGTAGTGGGCACTTTGTGAAACGGGAAGGCAATGGAATTGCTCACCGGTTAGCAAAGGAAGCCTTAAAAATTAGTCAGCCTTTTCTTTGTTTAGAGTCGGGGCCTGAGTGGCTCCATCAGTGTGTCAGTATGGACtttcagtgtgaagtctagtatGAGAAACTTTGGGCATTTCATCATCTTGGTGGTTGCTTAAAGTTTTTCCACAACTCGTTGTAATTGATTCATCATCAATGAAGTTcctatttgatcaaaaaaaaaaaaaaactgtttggTAAATTGTAACACAATTCTGATAGGACACTGTCTAATGACGAAAACAGACAAGGGCAACAAAACAGTACTTTTTATTTGcattaatttgaacaaatactAGATTATTTAAGAACTGATACATGGAATAACAATATTGCCTGAATAATAAAGCCAGCAGATTGTTAACAGATCGAAACAGAAACCCACTCCAGATCTACATGAATGAAATTTGTTCAATAAAGGCATCTCCTATACAGTTCACGAGTCAGAAACCAATCCAATCAAACTTAATTTAGAGCTTTAGGCAAACTTCACATAGGATTACAGCAAACTCCACTTTCAGAGGTAGGCTTCAAAATCTAATAGAACTCAAGGTTGTTTAGATTCTCAAGCAAAACAATGATCAAGTTTGCACTTAATCTCcataattttcaattaatgAAGGAGTCGTATGATATATTGCTTCATTGTTTCTAGGGAATAATTACTTCCACAATTGTATTACACATAGGATCACTGCAAACTCCACTTTCAGAGGTAGGCTTCAATTTCTAACAGAACTCATTTAGATTCTGAAGCAAAACTAAGATCATAGTTTTTCCACCTAATCTCcataattttcaattaataaaGGAGTCATCGTATGATATATTGCTTCATTGTTTCTAGGGAATAATTACTTCCACAATTGTATTACACATAGCTAGGATCACTGCAAACTCCACTTTCAGAGGTAGGCTTCAATTTCTAACAGAACTCATTTAGATTCTCAAGCAAAACTATGATAATAGTTTTTCCACCTAATCTCcataattttcaattaataaaGGAGTCGTATGATATATTGCTTCATTGTTTCTAGGGAATAATTACTTCCACAATTGTATTACAGCCAAGATTTAGCAAACCCACACACTAATCAAAATAAAACTCTCAAAATTTTGCATAACCAATCGATTAAGAGCAGAAATAATCAAGCTAAAGGTCGATAACCATTCATTAACCTTTTCGGAGAATtgattaatatatatacataggaTCACTGCAAACTCCACTTTCAGAGGTAGGCTTCAATTTCTAACAGAACTCATTTAGATTCTCAAGCAAAACTATGATCAAGTTTCCACCTAATCTCcataattttcaattaataaaGGAGTCGTATAATATATTGCTTCATTGTTTCTAGGGAATAATTACTTCCACAATTGTATTACAGCCATGCAAGATTTAGCAAACCCACACACTAATCAAAATAAAGCGCTCAAAATTTTACATAACCAATCGATTAAGAGCAGAAATAATCAAGCTAAAGGTCTATAACCATTCATTAACCTTTTCGGAGAAttgattaaaatatatatatatatatatatatatatatatatatatatatatatatagacgaTAAAATTTGGCAATTGGGAAATAGCTTATTGATTTCTGGGAGTTGATAAAAAAAGAGGCTGTAAGATTGGATGGGAGCTGAAGAAGAATGAAAATTGAAGGAGGAAGATTAAGGATGAAAGGGAGTGCATCGAAATTGAGTAGTTTTTCTGCGAGTTAGTGTTGACCCACTAAACCCATACATTTATTTATTGTGTCTTATAACTATTTTTTAATAATGCGAGTTACAAGTCAGGTAATTGGGTCATGCCATAATTGATAGTCTTAACCGTTACTCACTCCATCTCACCCTTGATTACCATGATGGAATGTAAAATTTGAATCCATGACCTTCACAATGTCATAGAATCAATAGGTCATGGCTCACCGATCCACCAGCTAATTTGTGATTGTATGAGACAATGTATACTATACGagatgtcttttttttttttttttccttcaaaaatttctccaaaatgaataaatcaatatatatttttcagcCTGCACAATAAAAATCCCAATAAAAGGAAATGACACTTCAAACATATCAAACACAGGACCATAGTGATTCTGCAAAAGAAAGAACTATCAATTTCTCTGTCTATTAATCATATTTCTATATAATGCTCCCTCACTATGTCCCATATTTCTTCCTCAACCCTCTGCCAATCAGTTACAGTTCAACTTTCAAAAGCAATTGTTGGACTTGTGCAGATTCAGAACTCTCTTTTTCTTGCTTGTAGTGTTCTCGATTGACAAATTAATCACAAATTTTCACTCTCaattcgattttttttttcctatataGTTGGAACTGAGCTCACCTAAGTTTTAAATCATTGCTTCACTTCTAACCATTGATGCACTGATACGTTAATGTTAATGTAGCGTATACTTTTCTTACAATTTAAGCTGAAAAGGTCTTCCTTTTCGAGCCAAGatatagcattttttttttgaaaaggaaacaaagaaaaagaaaaggatataGCATTCATCTACCCTTCGAAATTTCAAGTGTGTAACAACATACCTTActgtcattctcaaaaaaaaaaaaaaaaaaaaaaacataccttACTGTCAAAAATTGCCTAATTACTATTTGAGGACTTATATCTCTCTCCTAATTAAATTGCATTACTAGAAGTAAACATGAAGAAACCTTCCTTAATACGCTCTGGTCTGTACTGATTTCAGACGGATGGTCATGCATCTTCAGCTAAACAAACAGTATTGCCTAATTAGCTTTGTTCTCAAGGTGGGCAACCAGATCAAGTTTCTTAAACTTATGAGGGATCTAGTGCATTTCACAACCAGATCAGAATCATCAGATTACTTGGCAGCCAATCAACCAAAGTGGGCAGCCAAATAAGAAACCTATGCAGAGCAAGTGAACTTAAAAACCCTTATGCATGCCTACTTTACTTTTAATGTTTGCCTTCACAGAACCATTGAGTAAAACAATCAGTTTAAATGGGCACTTGAGAAATACCTAACAAAGAAAATTGTGCTGACTTAAAGGAGTTAGTTGGCCAACTAAAGAAAGATTATAATAACCACCAGAACTTAACAAATTTGCATAtgctaagattaagaggcaatgTTGTGCTGACTCCACAAGTTACTAAGTACTTCCCATAGTGGTGAAAATGATCACCTACTAGAAAATGACATGTGCTGCCTCTGAAGTCACTATATATTCTTGTTGATTTGTAACTTTTTTAGCTAACCAGTGTGATTGAAAGATGGAAGCTGTATTCGGGATGGCTCTAGCCACCATCATTTTGACAAGCATGGCAACCATGGCGGCATCAGCAGCATCTCCAGCCACATTTGTGTTCGGTGACTCGTTAACAGAAGTGGGAAACAACAATTATTTGCAGTATTCTCTTGCAAGGTCAAATTATCCTTGGTACGGGGTCGATTATGAAGGTGGTCAGGCTACCGGGAGATTCACAAATGGAAGAACTATTGGTGATATAATATGTATTGATCTCTAGTCTCTTCTTTTTATCTCTCGCTACATATATATCCTGTCAGCAACTAATTGGTTCACATGTATGATTCTGTGTCTCTTTGGAATATTTGCAGCTGCAAAGCTTGGGATTCCATCACCGCCGCCTTATCTCTCATTGTCAACGAATGATGATGCACTGCTTAACGGGGTCAACTATGCATCTGGTGGAGCAGGAATACTAAATGACACTGGACTCTATTTTGTAATGACATTTATTCCTTTTAGTTCAAAATGTTGTTGATGTTCATCACACCATATGTGTACAAAAGACTTAACTCTGCTGCTATCTCCTCTTTTGCAGATTGAGAGACTGTCCTTCGATGATCAAGTACAAAGTTTCAACAAGACAAGGGAAGTCATCAAGGCTAAGATTGGGAGTGAAGCTGCAACCAAGCTTTTAACTGAAGCTCtctatttcattggaattggTATTCTTTATTAATGCACAACTGGAATTCTTTTTCATGTTTGAACTTTGGATAGGGGATTGACAGATAATTTTATTCTTTACCCTTTCAGGCAGCAATGATTATGTCAATAATTTCTTACAACCCTTTTTACCTGATGGTCAAGAGTACACTCATGATGACTTTGTGGAACTGTTAATAGGCACCTTAGAGCAACAACTTAAGGTAAAACTCTATTTTCAGTCTCCTGTATATCATTTATCACTAGTAAAAAAAGGGGAACACACTTTTATTTTTACTTCAAATCATAATCGTAAGTGACACGAATGTGGATCGACTTGTATGAATGAACTAATCAAATGACATAAAATCTAATTTTATGGAGTGAAAATCTAATGCAGTTACATGAAACTCACCATTGGTCCCTAATTAGCTTCACTTGGAAACCTTTTTATGTTTCTGTTAGACTCTCTACCAGTTGGGTGCACGAAAGATGATGTTTCATGGTCTTGGTCCACTCGGCTGCATTCCTTCTCAGAGGGTTAAATCAAAGAAAGGCCAATGCTTGAAGAAAGTCAACACGTGGGTGCTGGAATTCAACTCTAAAGTACAGAAGCTCATTGCCTCTCTTAACAGACGCCTCCCAAAAGCAAAATTATCATTTGCAGATACATATTCAGATGTTCTTGACTTAATCAGCAACCCTACCACATATGGTATTAATCTTTAATTCTTTATCAACAATGCTAGAGGCACCAACTATTATTTCAACTTGAGTAATGAGCTGATATCTGCTAGGATAGCTCAGTCCTCCTAGCATTACTGATATATAGTCCTTATGTGACCACTTTGATGGTATTTAAATCTGTAATCTTTCAGGTTTTAAGGTTTCCAATACGTCATGTTGCAATGTAGACACGAGCATTGGAGGGCTATGCTTACCGAATTCAAAAATATGCAGCAACCGCAAAGATTATGTATTCTGGGATGCATTCCACCCCTCAGATGCAGCAAATGCAGTTCTTGCTGACAAACTCTTCTTGAGACTATTTTCTAAGCCTCCAACCCCTGCACCAGCACCTTCTCACTAATTCACATGTTTTTCATATCAACAGTAGAGTTATAGAACCCACTAATGTAACAAAGTACCATGGACAACATATAGGATCATGCCTTGGAGATTTGAAATCAGCTGAACAACTCCTGCGTTGTAAACAAAGAACTTGCATTTCAATCAGAAACTTTTCATCACCATTCACCTTATATTAAGGATGTTAAGGGTGTAATTCCATTAGCAAAAATTGAAACTCAGAACAgtgcaaatgaaaaaaaattgaaagagagTTATATCAAAACTGAAAGAGAGCTAAATCTAGTTTATCAAAACTGAAAACATGAACAGCAGATAATGGAAAAGAATTGCTCCAAGCCATGACTGAACTTGAATGTCATGTGTTTGCAATTGCATCAGCCACAAAGTTTTCTTCTCTTCAAATATGTCTGAACTCAATTGATTCAAAGTAATGACTAATGACCATGATGACGAATGTACTTGAGCAGGCAGAGCAACATTCTGATTCTGCAAGGCGTGACAATTGAACCATTAATAATATCAATTAGATTTTTTATATCTCCCTCCACTTGAATTTTGGTATGACCATGTAATAAGGCTACAATAAGGCCAGCTTTTCAAcgttttaattttgaatttttcttgtATTTATCTATTCTACTTTTATCTCCCCATCATTTTAGTTTTACAACCTATTTTCTTACCCCATGAGTTATCTGATTCAAACTCTTTTACTGCCCCCCAAGTTGAGCCTTCTACCCCACACACAAAGCCcaagccttcttcttttcttgttcTCGTCAAAATTGGGCAGAGAGAAAGGAGAACCTTGTTCAGCTCCTCCATCCCACGTTGCCACCATGCATAGGGCAACCACTCCTAGAAAATCATCCTAGACCTTCAAAAGGAAGTATCCAAGCCAGAGGTTATCATTCATCCTTCTCCTCTTACCTTTCTTCTCGTTCCTGTGCGTATCAGCCTGCTTGTATGTCCCAGAACGCCTAGTTCGGGGCCTCTGATTAAATTgtcttcttcatcaaagttgttcgtctctgtctcttctacTTGACCTCCAAATTTTAGCCCTAttggagttgttttgagaccttTACATCAATCGAAGTGGGAGCTATTCAGAA
This region includes:
- the LOC133721945 gene encoding GDSL esterase/lipase At5g37690; this translates as MEAVFGMALATIILTSMATMAASAASPATFVFGDSLTEVGNNNYLQYSLARSNYPWYGVDYEGGQATGRFTNGRTIGDIISAKLGIPSPPPYLSLSTNDDALLNGVNYASGGAGILNDTGLYFIERLSFDDQVQSFNKTREVIKAKIGSEAATKLLTEALYFIGIGSNDYVNNFLQPFLPDGQEYTHDDFVELLIGTLEQQLKTLYQLGARKMMFHGLGPLGCIPSQRVKSKKGQCLKKVNTWVLEFNSKVQKLIASLNRRLPKAKLSFADTYSDVLDLISNPTTYGFKVSNTSCCNVDTSIGGLCLPNSKICSNRKDYVFWDAFHPSDAANAVLADKLFLRLFSKPPTPAPAPSH